In a single window of the Leptospira sanjuanensis genome:
- a CDS encoding LIC13305 family lipoprotein has translation MIRKLFLLILVSSIVFACSHKKDEISEQEALLLLLGLPDRAENYDRDVQIVTYNSVVPPSDGSTYVCNINYAANDVNHFQTLLQTQISRYPRGYLIKGKVERVILCANLSMNGRNAAGYADVLGNGVYLNVSPGIANGAMDDWINRAIHHEFTHNFDYAVRGFYMAVHSDWASLNTVGYASNVDWSLPNLLQIDNPVPGYITTYATSNVGEDYAEVGMGLMGPAASYTQMIDVCKTDSVVRAKVNLMISDMKRFWSFAVGSDTLWKQRVTGTSCN, from the coding sequence ATGATACGGAAGCTTTTCCTACTGATATTGGTCTCTTCGATCGTCTTCGCATGTTCCCATAAGAAAGACGAAATTTCGGAACAAGAAGCGCTTTTGCTTCTTTTGGGTTTACCGGACCGCGCTGAAAACTACGATCGAGACGTTCAGATCGTGACTTACAATTCGGTCGTTCCTCCGAGCGACGGCTCGACATACGTCTGTAATATCAATTACGCCGCAAACGACGTAAATCATTTTCAAACTCTGCTCCAAACGCAAATCTCTCGATATCCCCGCGGTTATCTGATCAAGGGAAAAGTGGAAAGAGTGATCCTGTGCGCAAATCTTTCTATGAACGGTCGAAACGCTGCCGGTTACGCCGACGTTTTGGGAAACGGCGTTTATTTGAACGTAAGTCCGGGAATCGCAAACGGGGCGATGGACGATTGGATCAATCGCGCGATCCATCACGAATTTACGCATAACTTTGATTATGCGGTTCGAGGCTTTTATATGGCTGTTCATTCGGATTGGGCTTCGCTCAATACGGTCGGTTACGCGAGCAATGTAGATTGGTCCTTGCCGAACCTGCTTCAGATCGATAATCCGGTGCCCGGGTATATTACGACTTATGCAACTTCCAATGTGGGAGAGGATTACGCGGAAGTCGGAATGGGGTTGATGGGACCGGCGGCTAGTTATACGCAGATGATCGACGTTTGCAAAACGGATTCGGTTGTTCGTGCCAAGGTGAATCTGATGATCTCCGATATGAAACGGTTTTGGTCGTTTGCGGTCGGAAGCGATACTCTTTGGAAGCAGAGGGTTACGGGAACTTCCTGCAATTGA
- a CDS encoding LIC13305 family lipoprotein, producing MKVKIVLGFLFLYILIACNHKKEDTNASIVLLLAPVFLDRAENYDRDVQIITRTMPPSNQWYTFDLSYSDADLDAYVSLLRAQITKYPKGYWIKARAEKIYLVKYINGVSGGGARGLSLAPENSIYLAVGEGLAACVNCEEDYAATIHHELMHNVDYSQFGPFYSVSVDEWNALNPSGFSYGSVSNSGAAAAVWTQIIHPTSGFLSYYGTTNKLEDRAIFAAAILGGMQQNQSDTLVNFCKNDPFVATKSKKIIADMNRFWPFAGAEETFWKRRITETATACN from the coding sequence GTGAAAGTAAAGATTGTTCTTGGTTTTTTATTCTTATACATTCTCATCGCATGTAATCATAAAAAAGAAGATACAAATGCATCCATCGTATTGTTGTTAGCTCCGGTCTTTCTCGATCGAGCCGAAAACTACGATCGGGACGTTCAGATTATTACTCGTACGATGCCGCCCTCGAACCAATGGTATACGTTTGATCTGAGTTATTCCGACGCGGATTTAGATGCGTATGTTTCGCTTCTCCGCGCACAAATTACAAAGTATCCGAAAGGATATTGGATCAAAGCGAGAGCCGAAAAAATCTATTTAGTAAAATACATCAACGGAGTAAGCGGAGGCGGCGCGAGAGGACTTTCTCTCGCACCGGAAAACAGCATTTATCTTGCGGTGGGAGAAGGTTTGGCCGCTTGCGTCAATTGTGAAGAAGACTATGCCGCGACGATTCACCACGAGCTGATGCACAACGTAGACTACTCGCAGTTCGGACCGTTTTATTCTGTGTCTGTGGATGAGTGGAATGCTTTGAACCCGAGCGGATTTTCCTATGGTAGCGTTTCGAATTCGGGCGCGGCCGCCGCGGTTTGGACTCAAATCATTCATCCTACTTCCGGTTTTCTCAGTTATTACGGCACCACAAATAAGTTAGAAGACCGCGCAATCTTTGCCGCTGCGATTCTCGGCGGCATGCAACAAAATCAATCCGACACTTTGGTTAACTTTTGTAAGAATGATCCCTTCGTTGCGACAAAGTCTAAAAAGATCATAGCCGACATGAATCGATTCTGGCCGTTTGCGGGAGCCGAAGAAACTTTCTGGAAAAGGAGAATCACGGAAACTGCAACTGCTTGTAATTAG
- a CDS encoding LysR family transcriptional regulator, which translates to MEFRQIRYFLEIRDAGTFQRAAGKLGLTQPALSRQIFLLEKELGVSLLERGPRQIRLTHDGEVFFSYAQRMRELWEELKSAMKEPGKELSGEFSLSAGGTVSAWILPAILKKIRKDHSDLVLSVREGDSLETKESILLNEVDLGILTGPADEPGLISREFLSDRIVPVALKTHPIFQKKKPILKDIKDESFVFFHPASAIRKAVEKKIRSFGKEFKPKIAMELRSVESVIKSIESDLGIGFLSSYSLNSKLKVIPIPELYVERRFYLCHKKTIRPGLSKLADALIAEAKTRFETEK; encoded by the coding sequence ATGGAATTCAGACAGATCCGATACTTTCTGGAAATCAGGGATGCGGGAACGTTTCAAAGGGCCGCGGGAAAACTGGGCCTGACACAACCCGCGCTTTCCCGTCAGATTTTTCTTTTGGAAAAAGAATTGGGCGTTTCCTTATTGGAAAGAGGCCCCAGACAAATTCGCCTCACACACGACGGAGAAGTATTCTTTAGCTACGCGCAAAGAATGCGCGAACTCTGGGAAGAATTGAAATCCGCGATGAAAGAACCGGGTAAGGAACTTTCGGGAGAATTCTCCCTTTCTGCGGGAGGAACCGTGTCGGCTTGGATTCTTCCTGCGATCCTAAAAAAAATAAGAAAGGATCATTCGGATCTTGTCTTATCCGTACGGGAAGGCGATTCGCTGGAAACGAAAGAATCGATTTTGTTAAACGAAGTGGATCTAGGAATCCTTACGGGACCGGCGGACGAGCCCGGTCTCATTTCCCGGGAATTTCTTTCCGATAGAATCGTCCCCGTCGCATTAAAAACACATCCGATCTTTCAAAAGAAAAAACCGATTCTCAAAGACATCAAAGATGAATCGTTCGTATTCTTCCATCCGGCTTCGGCAATCCGAAAGGCGGTGGAAAAAAAGATTCGGTCCTTCGGAAAAGAATTCAAACCGAAAATCGCGATGGAACTTCGAAGTGTGGAGTCGGTTATCAAAAGCATCGAATCCGATTTAGGCATAGGATTTTTATCCTCCTACAGCTTAAACTCGAAACTCAAAGTGATTCCGATTCCCGAATTGTACGTGGAACGAAGATTTTATCTCTGTCATAAGAAAACGATCCGACCGGGATTATCAAAACTTGCGGACGCATTAATCGCAGAAGCGAAAACACGTTTTGAAACGGAAAAATAG
- the leuC gene encoding 3-isopropylmalate dehydratase large subunit produces MAGKTLYDKIWESRVVAKDGEEDILFVDRHLLHEVTSPQAFTALKEKGRPVRRRERTLAIMDHNVSTRNRNWDGAGEISKKQMELLSKNCAEFGVELLDINHPDQGVVHVVGPEMGLTLPGTVIACGDSHTSTHGAFGAFALGIGTSEIEHVLATQTIRLKKSKNFSVQVKGELGADVTAKDLALYLIGKIGTDGGQGYVIEYSGETISKFSMEERMTLCNLCIEAGARAGMIAPDQTAFDYLKGRDFSPKGEEFIKKTEYWKTLKSDPDAVFDKTIVLDAREVSPMVTWGTNPGQVIPVLSTVPNPDSFDDPEVRAAARRSLEYMGLKAGEEMRSVKIDKVFIGSCTNARIEDIRKAAAIAEGRKVSSNVVAIVVPGSGRVKRQAENEGLDKILTEAGFEWRLPGCSMCLGMNDDYLLPGERCASTSNRNFEGRQGRGGRTHLVSPESAVVAAVLGRFGTVQELQEEKV; encoded by the coding sequence ATGGCCGGAAAAACATTATACGATAAAATTTGGGAATCCAGGGTCGTCGCAAAGGACGGAGAAGAGGATATCCTCTTCGTGGATAGACATCTTCTTCACGAAGTGACTTCTCCCCAAGCGTTTACCGCTTTGAAGGAAAAAGGAAGACCCGTTCGCAGAAGGGAAAGAACTCTCGCGATCATGGATCACAACGTTTCCACGAGAAACCGGAATTGGGACGGCGCGGGAGAAATCTCCAAAAAGCAGATGGAACTTCTTTCCAAGAACTGCGCCGAATTCGGAGTCGAGCTTTTGGATATAAATCACCCGGATCAAGGAGTGGTTCACGTGGTCGGTCCGGAAATGGGACTTACGTTACCCGGAACCGTGATCGCGTGCGGTGATTCTCACACTTCCACGCATGGAGCGTTCGGGGCATTTGCGTTGGGAATCGGAACGAGCGAGATCGAACACGTTCTCGCGACGCAGACGATCCGTTTGAAAAAATCGAAAAATTTTTCCGTACAAGTCAAGGGAGAATTGGGAGCCGACGTTACGGCGAAAGATCTGGCCTTATATCTGATCGGAAAGATCGGAACGGATGGAGGCCAAGGATACGTGATCGAATATTCGGGAGAAACGATCTCCAAATTCTCCATGGAAGAACGGATGACTCTTTGTAATCTTTGTATCGAAGCGGGCGCGAGAGCGGGTATGATCGCTCCCGATCAAACCGCGTTCGATTATCTAAAGGGAAGGGACTTTTCTCCCAAGGGTGAAGAGTTTATCAAAAAAACGGAATATTGGAAAACCTTAAAGTCGGATCCGGATGCGGTCTTTGACAAGACGATCGTTTTGGATGCGCGGGAAGTTTCTCCTATGGTGACTTGGGGAACCAATCCGGGACAGGTGATTCCCGTTCTTTCCACGGTGCCGAATCCGGATTCGTTCGACGATCCGGAAGTCCGAGCCGCGGCGAGAAGATCCTTGGAATACATGGGTTTGAAAGCGGGAGAAGAAATGCGCTCCGTTAAGATCGACAAAGTTTTTATCGGTTCCTGCACGAACGCGCGAATCGAGGATATACGCAAAGCCGCGGCGATCGCCGAAGGAAGAAAGGTTTCGTCTAACGTTGTTGCGATCGTGGTTCCTGGTTCGGGAAGAGTGAAACGTCAAGCGGAGAACGAGGGGCTGGATAAAATTCTTACCGAGGCCGGTTTTGAATGGAGATTGCCCGGATGTTCGATGTGTCTCGGCATGAACGACGATTATCTTTTGCCGGGAGAACGATGCGCGTCCACTTCCAACCGGAACTTCGAAGGAAGACAAGGACGAGGAGGCCGCACGCATTTGGTAAGCCCCGAAAGTGCTGTGGTCGCAGCGGTTTTGGGACGATTCGGAACCGTTCAGGAATTACAGGAGGAAAAAGTATGA
- the leuD gene encoding 3-isopropylmalate dehydratase small subunit, translated as MSRAWTKHKGLAVPLYRKDIDTDQILPKQFMKKTERTGFGVHLFHNWRYLDEDGNTPNPDFVFNQSRYKNASVLIAGENFGCGSSREHAPWSLADYGFRVVIAPSFADIFFGNCAKNGIALVKLSTEEVEEILEFVTNREGAEVSVDLDALVVFAGEKKYRFTLSESLLNRITNGWDDVDLTMKHLSRIETFESTLA; from the coding sequence ATGAGTCGCGCTTGGACAAAACACAAAGGATTGGCCGTTCCTTTATATCGCAAGGATATCGATACGGATCAAATTCTTCCGAAACAATTTATGAAAAAAACCGAGCGGACCGGATTCGGAGTTCATCTGTTTCACAACTGGAGATATTTGGACGAGGACGGTAATACGCCGAATCCGGATTTCGTATTCAATCAGAGCAGATACAAGAACGCATCGGTTTTGATTGCGGGTGAGAATTTCGGATGCGGCTCGAGCAGGGAACACGCTCCTTGGTCTTTGGCGGATTACGGTTTTCGAGTCGTCATTGCGCCTTCATTCGCGGATATTTTTTTCGGAAATTGCGCTAAGAACGGAATCGCTTTGGTAAAACTTTCCACGGAAGAAGTGGAGGAGATCTTGGAATTCGTAACGAATCGGGAAGGGGCGGAAGTTTCCGTCGATCTGGACGCGTTAGTCGTCTTTGCCGGCGAAAAGAAATACCGTTTTACCCTTTCCGAATCTCTTTTGAATCGAATCACCAACGGGTGGGACGATGTCGATCTTACGATGAAACATCTGTCTCGGATCGAAACCTTTGAATCGACTCTCGCATAA
- the lpxD gene encoding UDP-3-O-(3-hydroxymyristoyl)glucosamine N-acyltransferase, with product MKAKDLAKTLGVELKGNGELDVIGIGDIENHSDVRPDRIYYFEAKKYLTSNPKAKQVQLALTTPALAEEFPSALIVPEAQARLKFIEMLSLFERKPKFSASISDRASIHKSAKIGKNVTIMDFAVIQENVEIGDNCQIYPNVVIESGAKIGEGTVLKSGVVVCYDCVLGKYDLIHSNTVIGADGFGFYDKGGVRYKVPQIGNSVIGDHVEMGACCTVDRATIETTTVGNYTKFDDHVHIAHNCRVGNYVYIAGGTVLAGSVTLEDGVIMGGQAAVAEGITMKKGSILMGMSGLTEDSAEKVAYFGIPAKPALEMHRIHSSMAKLPELVREHRNRTKN from the coding sequence ATGAAAGCCAAAGATTTAGCGAAAACACTCGGCGTAGAACTTAAGGGTAACGGAGAACTGGACGTAATCGGAATCGGTGATATTGAAAATCATTCCGACGTTCGACCGGATCGAATCTATTACTTTGAAGCGAAGAAGTATCTGACTTCCAACCCTAAGGCGAAACAAGTTCAACTGGCGCTCACCACACCGGCGTTAGCCGAAGAATTTCCTTCCGCATTGATCGTTCCTGAAGCCCAGGCAAGATTGAAATTCATCGAAATGCTTTCTCTGTTCGAAAGAAAACCGAAATTCTCCGCTTCGATTTCGGATAGGGCGAGCATTCATAAATCCGCAAAGATAGGAAAGAACGTTACGATCATGGACTTTGCCGTGATCCAAGAGAACGTCGAGATCGGAGACAATTGTCAGATTTATCCGAACGTAGTGATCGAAAGCGGAGCGAAGATCGGGGAAGGAACGGTTCTTAAATCCGGCGTCGTGGTTTGTTACGATTGTGTTCTCGGAAAATACGACCTCATTCATTCGAACACGGTGATCGGCGCGGACGGTTTCGGCTTTTATGATAAGGGCGGAGTGCGTTACAAAGTTCCTCAGATCGGAAACTCTGTGATCGGCGATCACGTCGAAATGGGCGCCTGCTGCACCGTGGATCGCGCCACGATCGAAACGACGACTGTGGGAAATTATACGAAGTTCGACGATCACGTTCATATCGCTCACAACTGCAGAGTCGGTAACTACGTTTATATCGCGGGAGGAACGGTTCTTGCCGGTTCCGTGACTTTGGAAGACGGAGTCATCATGGGCGGTCAAGCCGCGGTTGCAGAAGGAATCACGATGAAGAAAGGTTCGATTTTGATGGGAATGTCCGGTCTTACGGAAGACAGCGCCGAAAAAGTCGCTTACTTCGGAATTCCGGCAAAGCCCGCGTTGGAGATGCATCGAATTCATTCTTCCATGGCGAAACTTCCGGAACTTGTCCGCGAACATAGGAACCGAACGAAGAATTAA
- a CDS encoding DMT family transporter yields the protein MPTNASAKFYVLLVIAMISWGFAWPSAKLIVGDQQPNVIIFWRFLATAISILPVVLWRKESFRLPNKKVWIQVAIGGILYTIYNQFFLLGLKNGLAGAGGVLVTTMNPIFTYVLVHLFQKKLPSAREGIGLFLGLVGGCILLRLWELDLNSLFQSGNIFFLFCAFSWAILSMNSHSTGQTISPLVYSFYVFAIGTVLDLFLALPYGVEKALESGPVFWFHILYLSVISTTFGTTVYFFASTKLGSRVASSFIFLVPVTALFGSWIFLNEIPSFTTTIGGTFAVLAVFMLNRNQNGESKKPDR from the coding sequence ATGCCAACGAACGCTAGCGCAAAATTCTACGTCCTTCTCGTGATCGCCATGATTTCCTGGGGCTTTGCCTGGCCTTCGGCAAAACTCATCGTCGGTGATCAGCAACCGAACGTAATCATCTTCTGGAGATTTTTAGCGACGGCGATTTCGATTCTTCCCGTCGTGTTGTGGAGAAAGGAATCTTTTCGGCTTCCGAATAAAAAAGTTTGGATCCAGGTCGCGATCGGCGGAATTCTTTATACGATCTACAATCAATTTTTTCTGTTGGGTTTAAAGAACGGGCTCGCGGGTGCGGGCGGCGTTCTCGTTACGACGATGAACCCGATCTTTACATACGTTCTCGTTCATCTGTTTCAGAAGAAGTTGCCTTCCGCTCGGGAAGGAATCGGACTTTTTCTCGGTCTCGTGGGCGGTTGTATTCTGCTTCGATTGTGGGAATTGGATTTGAATTCTCTCTTTCAATCCGGAAATATTTTCTTTCTTTTTTGCGCGTTCAGTTGGGCGATCCTAAGTATGAACAGTCACAGCACGGGGCAAACGATTTCTCCTCTTGTTTATAGCTTTTACGTTTTTGCGATCGGAACGGTTTTGGATTTGTTTTTGGCTCTTCCTTACGGAGTGGAGAAGGCTTTGGAAAGCGGACCGGTTTTTTGGTTTCATATCCTGTATCTTTCAGTGATCTCGACGACGTTCGGAACGACCGTGTATTTTTTCGCTTCGACCAAACTCGGTTCTCGAGTTGCGAGTTCGTTCATCTTTCTGGTTCCCGTCACGGCCTTGTTCGGAAGTTGGATCTTTTTAAACGAGATTCCGAGTTTTACGACGACGATCGGCGGAACGTTCGCGGTGCTTGCGGTCTTTATGCTGAACCGCAATCAAAACGGAGAATCGAAAAAGCCGGATCGGTAA
- a CDS encoding glutathione peroxidase, whose amino-acid sequence MQSKLFILFFVFGILFPIAGTFAKGSFYDFKVKDIKGNDVSLSKYKGKVVMVVNVASKCGYTYQYDNLEKVYKKYKDQGFVVVGFPANNFGSQEPGSNQEIETFCRIQKGASFDMMSKISVKGKDQHPLYLYLIENSPTPGEVEWNFEKILISKDGKIEARYRSAVEPDSSVVTQKIESLLK is encoded by the coding sequence ATGCAGTCAAAACTTTTCATTCTGTTTTTCGTTTTCGGAATTCTTTTCCCGATCGCGGGCACGTTCGCAAAAGGAAGCTTTTACGATTTCAAAGTAAAAGACATTAAAGGAAACGACGTTTCTCTTTCCAAATACAAAGGTAAGGTCGTAATGGTGGTTAACGTGGCTTCCAAGTGCGGTTACACGTATCAATACGACAACCTCGAAAAAGTATATAAGAAATACAAGGATCAAGGTTTTGTCGTGGTCGGTTTTCCGGCCAACAATTTCGGAAGTCAGGAACCGGGATCGAACCAAGAGATCGAAACGTTTTGCAGAATTCAAAAAGGCGCCAGCTTTGACATGATGTCCAAAATTTCCGTAAAAGGAAAAGACCAACATCCTTTGTATTTATATCTCATCGAAAATTCTCCGACTCCGGGAGAAGTGGAATGGAACTTTGAAAAGATTCTCATCTCCAAAGACGGAAAGATCGAAGCTCGATACCGATCCGCGGTGGAGCCGGACAGTTCCGTCGTGACTCAAAAGATCGAATCCTTGTTGAAGTGA
- a CDS encoding ChaN family lipoprotein: MKTEKQEVDSSKAGKRSEADPDLSSEAAQTPKPVSILKGLTKMAVSPETIFDSFKNYDVLILGEEHDDVSGHRIRLDWFQKIASTTQVILSLEMLERDQQKTLDEYLNGQIGEKAFLNALKLWPNHLRDYHPYLQFAKENRIPVLASNVPRKYVNLVSSSGIEALFPVRSVFLPPKYLIRKFAQEGYENKIRKILSEHPGMSSDENLQRRFIDAQYLWDAGMTDSIANALLTKGRKIVHINGRFHSDEGFGVSNRLRELGFRVLTVSMFPQKEGDEVPTEILQGCDYTVITERKEKGN; encoded by the coding sequence ATGAAGACCGAAAAACAAGAAGTCGATTCATCGAAAGCGGGAAAACGTTCGGAAGCGGACCCGGATCTATCGTCCGAGGCTGCGCAAACTCCCAAGCCCGTTTCCATCCTGAAGGGTTTGACAAAGATGGCTGTCTCGCCCGAAACGATTTTTGATTCATTCAAGAATTATGATGTTTTAATATTGGGAGAGGAACACGACGACGTTTCCGGTCATCGAATTCGGCTGGATTGGTTTCAAAAAATCGCCTCGACCACGCAGGTGATTCTTTCCTTGGAAATGCTGGAACGGGATCAGCAAAAAACCTTGGACGAATATCTGAACGGTCAGATCGGCGAGAAAGCTTTTTTAAACGCGTTGAAACTTTGGCCGAATCATCTTCGGGACTATCATCCGTATCTTCAATTTGCAAAGGAAAATCGGATTCCGGTTCTTGCATCCAACGTTCCCCGAAAATACGTGAATCTGGTTTCTTCTTCCGGGATCGAAGCTTTGTTTCCGGTTCGTTCCGTATTTCTTCCTCCGAAATATCTGATCCGCAAGTTTGCTCAGGAAGGTTACGAAAACAAGATCCGAAAAATTCTAAGCGAACATCCGGGTATGAGTTCGGATGAAAATTTGCAGCGGAGATTTATCGACGCGCAGTATCTCTGGGATGCGGGAATGACGGATTCGATCGCGAATGCGCTTCTGACAAAGGGACGGAAGATCGTTCATATCAACGGGCGTTTTCACAGCGACGAAGGTTTCGGCGTTTCCAATCGTCTTCGGGAACTCGGATTTCGGGTTCTTACGGTTTCTATGTTTCCCCAAAAAGAAGGAGATGAAGTTCCGACGGAGATTCTCCAGGGCTGCGATTATACCGTAATCACGGAAAGGAAAGAAAAAGGGAATTAA